A genomic region of Bactrocera dorsalis isolate Fly_Bdor chromosome 3, ASM2337382v1, whole genome shotgun sequence contains the following coding sequences:
- the LOC105222686 gene encoding homeotic protein female sterile isoform X2, translated as MFYSLVQTIVCVLLIQAGIYALHLNGPSANSNGASLGSGGGGGAGLGVNAPTSHGGSGAAQLNAAVNTNQMLNILSANQHAQHLHAGGSGSGSGGGGGGGVGIGLSRTLSNAAVNPLGNAGRLTQELADRAQLERERLMLLGLAKQTALANGGTGHHGRPIITGRIQMSPVDDVESDYSSLLLPQTRGPLYGSVVKEPAAVEDDEYVDEEQREYDRARLASGAHRKYEYGRIVEPAEREEYAEPQPIDELDELIEAEPEMDDVLSDLESYQYLDELLPPEHRSLWGDDGLGYGIAGGNSRPHHLNDGFPLLLNPYRTLEELENSPSHTLQEIFEKESHDKAETKAHRQHASHPTHEQQKQQQQQYEQQQQQTRHQQPTQPQQQYTFSGGYGVDYNNNMQQKWQRKRSQQQQQQRQLQQWQRNIFGQQLKQQQLHHFGTQPQRHSKLSLANSEATATKHIPLNGSTNDLNNNNNNSNNKLSSALNALATQQQSSSAPIITSGVAAIKSDQLQQQQRQQQQQQVDEPTQQQVGKISTADAESPATGLSKAAAKLKAQQQQQQQHKKQQTPSQKQDSFLHPNHKRSGSVGGASAANGMSAAAAAAATNGYSSIASQLMLRTARGQRQYDVPQIGKCKLNSVNIK; from the coding sequence CAATGCGCCCACGAGTCACGGCGGTAGCGGCGCCGCGCAGCTCAATGCCGCCGTCAATACAAATCAAATGCTCAATATACTCTCCGCCAATCAGCATGCGCAACATCTGCATGCCGGCGGCAGCGGTAGTGGcagtggtggcggcggcggtggaGGCGTCGGTATTGGGCTCTCGCGTACGCTAAGCAATGCCGCTGTCAATCCGTTGGGTAATGCCGGTCGCTTGACACAGGAGTTGGCCGATAGAGCACAGCTCGAACGCGAACGTCTCATGTTACTCGGACTGGCAAAGCAGACAGCGCTGGCAAATGGCGGTACCGGTCATCATGGACGTCCCATTATTACTGGACGCATACAAATGAGTCCCGTCGATGATGTGGAGAGCGACTATTCGTCACTGTTGTTGCCACAGACACGCGGTCCGCTGTACGGCAGTGTTGTTAAAGAGCCGGCGGCTGTGGAGGATGATGAGTATGTCGATGAGGAGCAGCGCGAATACGATAGAGCACGTTTGGCTAGTGGCGCACACAGGAAGTATGAGTATGGTCGTATAGTCGAGCCAGCTGAACGTGAAGAGTATGCGGAGCCACAGCCCATCGATGAGTTGGATGAGCTAATTGAAGCTGAACCGGAGATGGACGATGTGCTCTCCGATTTAGAGAGCTATCAGTATTTGGATGAGCTGCTGCCGCCAGAACATCGCAGTTTGTGGGGTGATGACGGTTTGGGTTATGGCATTGCCGGCGGCAATAGTCGTCCGCATCATCTGAATGACGGTTTTCCATTGCTGTTGAATCCATATCGCACGCTTGAAGAGCTGGAGAATAGTCCGTCGCACACCTTGCAAGAAATATTCGAAAAGGAGTCGCATGACAAAGCCGAGACAAAAGCCCACCGCCAACATGCGTCACACCCGACACACGAGCAGCagaagcagcaacagcaacagtacgaacaacaacaacaacaaacacgtcATCAACAGCCAACGCAGCCACAGCAGCAATATACATTCAGCGGCGGCTACGGCGttgactacaacaacaacatgcagcaGAAGTGGCAGCGTAAGCGttcgcagcaacaacagcagcaacgtcAATTACAGCAATGGCAACGCAATATATTCGGCCAGCaactgaaacaacaacaattacatcATTTCGGCACTCAGCCACAGCGTCACAGCAAACTGTCGCTGGCCAACTCAGAAGCCACCGCCACTAAACATATACCGTTAAATGGCAGTACCAATGacctcaacaacaacaacaacaacagcaataacaaattgTCAAGCGCTTTGAACGCATTGGCAACGCAACAACAAAGTTCCTCCGCACCCATAATAACCAGCGGCGTTGCGGCTATAAAGAGTGAtcagctgcagcaacaacaacgacaacaacaacagcaacaagtagATGAGCCAACACAACAGCAGGTTGGCAAGATTAGCACTGCTGATGCTGAAAGTCCAGCAACGGGCTTATCAAAGGCTGCTGCCAAATTGAAggcacagcagcagcagcaacaacaacacaaaaaacagCAGACGCCGTCACAAAAGCAAGATTCTTTCTTGCATCCCAACCATAAGCGCTCCGGCAGCGTTGGTGGCGCCAGTGCCGCCAATGGCATGTCGGCAGCGGCTGCTGCGGCGGCGACCAACGGTTACTCCTCCATCGCCAGCCAGCTGATGTTGCGTACGGCGCGAGGGCAGCGGCAGTATGACGTGCCACAAATAG